The genomic stretch TTAAAGGGAGGCGTATTCTTCACCTGCGAGCTGTCCAAGAGGATCAGCCTGCCCCTGACTCTGGATTTCATGTCTGTATCCAGCTATGGCGCAGGCACTGTATCCAGCGGAATTGTTAAGATCGTAAAGGATTTGGATGAACCGATTGAAGGAAAGGACGTATTGATCGTAGAAGACATCATCGATTCCGGCAATACGCTTTCTTATCTGATTGAGGTCCTGAAGCAGAGAAACCCGAAAAGCATTGAACTGTGCACGCTGCTCGATAAACCGGAACGCCGTGTGAAGAAACAGGTTACGGTGAAATACACCTGCTTTACCGTACCGGATCAGTTCATCGTGGGATACGGTCTTGATTATGACCAGAAATACAGGAATT from Anaerotignum faecicola encodes the following:
- the hpt gene encoding hypoxanthine phosphoribosyltransferase, with translation LKGGVFFTCELSKRISLPLTLDFMSVSSYGAGTVSSGIVKIVKDLDEPIEGKDVLIVEDIIDSGNTLSYLIEVLKQRNPKSIELCTLLDKPERRVKKQVTVKYTCFTVPDQFIVGYGLDYDQKYRN